In Labrys wisconsinensis, a single genomic region encodes these proteins:
- a CDS encoding polyprenyl synthetase family protein, whose protein sequence is MGVVVAFEDKSAAGGSIDAIVALTKADMARVNATILSRTGSEVAMIPEVANHLISSGGKRLRPMLTLATAQLANHRGDGHIKLAASVEFMHTATLLHDDVVDESDMRRGKPAARMVWGNEASVLVGDFLLGQAFKMMVEVGSLRALDILSSAATVIAEGEVAQLAAAKNTATTEDEYLAVIRGKTAELFAAACEVGPVLADRPREEQASCRSFGMNLGIAFQLVDDALDYGGSDVKLGKNIGDDFREGKITLPVVLAFRRGGEAERAFWRRTLEEGEIQEGDLEQAVGLMRRHRALEDTIERARHYGAMAKDALALFPDGPMKRALVDVVEFCVNRTH, encoded by the coding sequence GTGGGCGTTGTCGTTGCATTCGAGGACAAGTCGGCGGCCGGCGGATCGATCGATGCGATCGTCGCCCTGACCAAGGCGGACATGGCGCGGGTGAACGCTACCATCCTCTCGCGCACGGGATCCGAGGTCGCGATGATTCCGGAAGTGGCCAACCACCTGATCTCGTCCGGCGGCAAGCGGCTGCGGCCGATGCTGACCCTGGCCACGGCCCAGCTCGCCAACCATCGCGGCGACGGCCACATCAAGCTGGCGGCTTCGGTGGAGTTCATGCACACCGCCACGCTGCTGCACGACGACGTGGTCGACGAGAGCGACATGCGTCGCGGCAAGCCGGCCGCGCGCATGGTCTGGGGCAACGAGGCGAGCGTGCTCGTCGGTGACTTCCTGCTCGGCCAGGCCTTCAAGATGATGGTCGAGGTCGGCTCGCTGCGCGCCCTCGACATCCTGTCCAGCGCCGCCACCGTCATCGCCGAGGGCGAGGTCGCCCAGCTCGCGGCGGCCAAGAACACCGCCACCACCGAGGACGAGTATCTCGCGGTCATCCGCGGCAAGACCGCCGAGCTCTTCGCCGCGGCCTGCGAGGTCGGCCCGGTGCTGGCCGACCGGCCGCGCGAGGAGCAGGCTTCCTGCCGCTCCTTCGGCATGAATCTCGGCATCGCCTTCCAGCTCGTCGACGACGCGCTCGACTATGGCGGCTCCGACGTCAAGCTCGGCAAGAACATCGGCGACGATTTCCGCGAGGGCAAGATCACCCTGCCCGTGGTGCTCGCCTTCCGCCGCGGCGGCGAGGCGGAGCGCGCCTTCTGGCGGCGCACGCTCGAAGAGGGCGAGATCCAGGAGGGCGATCTCGAGCAAGCCGTCGGCCTGATGCGCCGGCATCGCGCGCTGGAGGACACGATCGAGCGCGCCCGCCACTACGGCGCCATGGCCAAGGACGCGCTGGCGCTGTTCCCCGACGGCCCGATGAAGCGGGCCCTGGTCGACGTGGTCGAGTTCTGCGTCAACCGGACGCATTGA
- a CDS encoding glycine--tRNA ligase subunit alpha, translated as MAADLPPHMRPDRSFQGLILTLQRYWADYGCVVLQPYDMEVGAGTFHPATTLRSLGPRRWNAAYVQPSRRPKDGRYGENPNRLQHYYQFQVILKPSPPDLQELYLGSLAAIGVDPLLHDIRFVEDDWESPTLGAWGLGWECWCDGMEVSQFTYFQQVAGQECNPVSGELTYGLERLAMYVQGVENVYDLNFNGREGAEKVTYGEVFLQAEQEYSRHNFEHADIEMLKRHFLDAEMECRALLAAGDKGGHHDMALPAYDQCIKASHRFNLLDARGAISVTERQSYILRVRELAKACGEAWVRTEAGGGARAGG; from the coding sequence ATGGCTGCCGACCTCCCTCCGCATATGCGCCCGGACCGATCGTTCCAGGGCCTGATCCTGACCTTGCAGCGCTACTGGGCCGACTATGGCTGCGTGGTGCTGCAGCCCTACGACATGGAGGTCGGCGCCGGTACGTTCCATCCCGCCACGACGCTGCGCTCGCTCGGCCCCCGGCGCTGGAACGCCGCCTATGTCCAGCCCTCGCGCCGGCCCAAGGACGGGCGCTATGGCGAGAACCCGAACCGGCTGCAGCATTATTACCAGTTCCAGGTGATCCTGAAGCCCTCGCCGCCGGACCTGCAGGAGCTCTATCTCGGCTCGCTCGCGGCGATCGGGGTCGATCCGCTGCTGCACGACATCCGCTTCGTCGAGGACGACTGGGAGAGCCCGACGCTCGGCGCCTGGGGCCTGGGCTGGGAATGCTGGTGCGACGGCATGGAAGTGTCGCAGTTCACCTATTTCCAGCAGGTGGCCGGCCAGGAGTGCAATCCGGTCTCGGGCGAGCTCACCTACGGCCTCGAGCGCCTCGCCATGTATGTGCAGGGCGTGGAGAACGTCTACGACCTCAATTTCAACGGCCGCGAGGGCGCGGAGAAGGTCACCTATGGCGAGGTGTTCCTGCAGGCGGAGCAGGAATATTCGCGCCACAATTTCGAGCATGCCGACATCGAGATGTTGAAGCGCCATTTCCTCGACGCGGAGATGGAATGCCGGGCGCTGCTGGCGGCCGGCGACAAGGGCGGTCATCACGACATGGCCCTGCCGGCCTATGACCAGTGCATCAAGGCCAGCCATCGCTTCAACCTGCTCGACGCGCGCGGCGCGATCTCGGTGACCGAGCGGCAGAGCTACATCCTCCGGGTGCGCGAGCTGGCCAAGGCGTGCGGCGAGGCCTGGGTGAGGACGGAGGCCGGCGGCGGCGCCCGCGCCGGCGGCTGA
- a CDS encoding ABC transporter ATP-binding protein has translation MDPAVELVGITKRFDAVTANDGVDLAVRRGEVHAVIGENGAGKTTLMNILFGLLQPDEGEIRIGGRPTTVASPAAAIAAGLGMVHQHFKLVPSLSVAENIFLGMEIRRRGLIDHAAQIERTRTLSRRFGLKVEPEERVGLLSVGLEQRIEILKVLARGARTIILDEPTAVLTPQESRDLFQTLRGFVAEGMTVIFISHHLEEVMAVSDTVTVLRDGRRVASAPTTALSKSELVRMMVGRDVSFDRRPRRPAAGAAVLEVEQLWARDERKLPALRGLDFQVRAGEIVGIAGVAGNGQTELAEVLSGLRPASHGTVRLRGIGIGALPPAAIRALGLAHVPGDRLARGVDRNASLSANMLMGRQHRPPWNRRGLIDWRAADAEARRLIGRFDIRTRGPEAPARSLSGGNIQKVVLAREFTNDAAFLLIDQPTRGVDIGAQEAIHDEIMRQRAAGRAILLISVQLEELAALADRILVMFNGRIMGEVDGEHADSEAIGLMMAGIAPTPPTAVTAG, from the coding sequence ATGGACCCCGCCGTCGAACTGGTCGGCATCACCAAGCGCTTCGACGCCGTCACCGCGAATGACGGCGTGGACCTCGCCGTGCGCCGCGGCGAGGTCCACGCCGTGATCGGCGAGAACGGCGCCGGCAAGACCACGCTGATGAACATCCTGTTCGGCCTGCTGCAGCCGGACGAAGGCGAGATCCGCATCGGCGGCCGGCCGACGACGGTGGCGAGCCCGGCCGCCGCCATCGCCGCCGGGCTCGGCATGGTGCACCAGCACTTCAAGCTGGTGCCCTCGCTGTCGGTGGCCGAGAACATCTTCCTCGGCATGGAGATCCGGCGCCGCGGCCTGATCGACCATGCCGCGCAGATCGAGCGGACGCGGACGCTGTCGCGCCGCTTCGGGCTCAAGGTCGAGCCGGAGGAACGGGTCGGGCTCCTGTCGGTCGGCCTCGAGCAGCGCATCGAGATCCTCAAGGTCCTGGCCCGCGGCGCGCGCACCATCATCCTCGACGAGCCGACCGCGGTGCTGACGCCGCAGGAGAGCCGCGACCTGTTCCAGACCCTGCGGGGCTTCGTCGCGGAAGGCATGACCGTGATCTTCATCTCGCACCACCTGGAGGAGGTGATGGCGGTTTCCGACACCGTCACCGTGCTGCGCGACGGCCGCCGTGTCGCGAGCGCGCCGACGACGGCGCTTTCCAAGAGCGAGCTCGTGCGCATGATGGTCGGCCGCGACGTCAGCTTCGACCGCCGCCCCCGCCGGCCGGCCGCCGGCGCGGCCGTGCTCGAGGTGGAGCAGCTCTGGGCCCGCGACGAGCGCAAGCTGCCGGCGCTGCGGGGCCTGGACTTCCAGGTGCGGGCCGGCGAGATCGTCGGCATCGCCGGTGTCGCCGGCAACGGTCAGACCGAGCTCGCCGAGGTGCTGTCGGGCCTGAGGCCGGCGAGCCACGGCACCGTGCGCCTGCGCGGCATCGGCATCGGCGCCCTGCCGCCTGCCGCCATCCGCGCCCTCGGCCTCGCCCACGTGCCGGGCGACCGCCTGGCGCGCGGCGTCGACCGCAACGCCTCGCTCTCGGCCAACATGCTGATGGGCCGCCAGCACCGGCCGCCCTGGAACCGCCGCGGCCTGATCGACTGGCGTGCCGCCGACGCCGAGGCCCGGCGCCTGATCGGGCGCTTCGACATCCGCACCCGCGGGCCGGAGGCGCCGGCCAGGAGCCTGTCCGGCGGCAACATCCAGAAGGTGGTGCTGGCCCGCGAGTTCACCAACGATGCCGCCTTCCTGCTGATCGACCAGCCGACGCGCGGCGTCGACATCGGCGCCCAGGAGGCGATCCACGACGAGATCATGCGCCAGCGCGCCGCCGGCCGCGCCATCCTGCTGATCTCGGTGCAGCTCGAAGAGCTCGCGGCCCTCGCCGACCGCATCCTGGTGATGTTCAACGGCCGCATCATGGGCGAGGTCGACGGCGAGCATGCCGACAGCGAGGCTATCGGCCTGATGATGGCCGGCATCGCCCCGACGCCGCCCACCGCCGTCACGGCCGGTTGA
- a CDS encoding putative signal transducing protein: MEELMRTNDAVLISYVEALLDGAGIGYMVLDTHMSVLEGSIGMLPRRILVEASRAQQARTLIRDAGLAHELRPA, translated from the coding sequence ATGGAAGAGCTCATGCGTACCAACGACGCGGTTTTGATTTCCTATGTCGAGGCGCTGCTCGACGGGGCGGGCATCGGCTACATGGTGCTCGACACGCATATGAGCGTGCTGGAAGGCTCGATCGGCATGCTGCCGCGGCGCATCCTGGTCGAGGCGAGCCGAGCCCAGCAGGCGCGCACCCTGATCCGCGACGCCGGCCTCGCCCACGAGCTCAGGCCGGCGTGA
- a CDS encoding tRNA1(Val) (adenine(37)-N6)-methyltransferase, translated as MSTAPTRDAFLGGRLVLSQPPKGHRAGTDAALLAAALSPGANDTVFDLGAGVGAAGLALAARVPGCRVVLVELDPAIAALARGNVEANGLSARVAVIEADVTAPARQRTAAGLAPNSAGMVMMNPPFHLPGAVRASPDAYRRQAHVLPAATDEAWICAAAALLRPGGVLALIHRADALPRLLTALAGRFGDIRLKPVSPRAEAAATRLIVRAVKGSRALPVLLPPLVLHEPPGGFTATAEALHRGTAAIAWFPGA; from the coding sequence GTGAGCACGGCGCCGACGCGCGACGCCTTCCTCGGCGGGCGGCTCGTCCTGTCGCAGCCGCCGAAGGGCCACAGGGCCGGCACCGACGCGGCGCTGCTGGCGGCCGCCCTCTCCCCCGGCGCCAACGACACGGTGTTCGATCTCGGCGCCGGCGTCGGTGCCGCCGGCCTGGCGCTGGCGGCGCGGGTTCCCGGCTGCCGCGTCGTGCTGGTCGAGCTCGATCCGGCCATCGCGGCCCTGGCGCGCGGCAATGTCGAGGCCAACGGCTTGTCCGCACGCGTGGCCGTGATCGAGGCCGACGTCACCGCCCCGGCGCGCCAGCGCACCGCCGCGGGCCTCGCCCCGAACAGCGCCGGCATGGTGATGATGAACCCGCCCTTCCACCTGCCCGGCGCGGTGCGCGCCTCGCCGGACGCCTATCGCCGCCAGGCGCATGTGCTGCCCGCCGCGACGGACGAAGCCTGGATCTGCGCGGCGGCGGCGCTGCTCCGGCCCGGCGGCGTGCTGGCGCTGATCCACCGCGCCGACGCCCTGCCGCGCCTGCTCACGGCCCTCGCCGGCCGCTTCGGCGACATCCGGCTGAAGCCCGTGTCGCCACGGGCCGAGGCGGCGGCGACGCGTCTGATCGTCCGTGCCGTCAAGGGCAGCCGAGCCCTGCCCGTGCTGCTGCCGCCGCTGGTGCTGCACGAGCCCCCGGGCGGCTTCACCGCCACGGCCGAAGCGCTGCATCGCGGCACGGCGGCGATCGCCTGGTTTCCCGGGGCATGA
- a CDS encoding ABC transporter permease, giving the protein MSRLRPALGPFLALLVALAVGSVVILLVDESPVRVFRTLVAGAFGDAEKIAGTLLQTTPILICGVAACIGLRGGLFNVGIEGQLFMGGFAAAWVGFAFALPPVLHMLAALALAVAAGAAWVAVPAFFRTRYNTNEVVSTILANYIAVLLTSYLTIFLFKRPGGWSETPPILPSAYLPELFSFSRLNAGLLIGLALALAAAWFFRHTARGYDVTMAGSAPKFADYGGIDTRRQAFAVLLVSGAVGGLAGGVETLGVHHRFMEGFAPGFGFDGLIAALLANGSPIGTIFTALFFGALRSGSLLLEVETRASREIITVIQALIILSVSAEVLVRRRGDARAGERRWKF; this is encoded by the coding sequence ATGTCCAGGCTGCGTCCGGCTCTCGGCCCGTTCCTCGCCCTGCTCGTCGCGCTGGCGGTCGGCTCGGTCGTCATCCTCCTGGTCGACGAGAGCCCGGTTCGGGTGTTCCGCACGCTCGTCGCCGGCGCCTTCGGCGACGCGGAGAAGATCGCCGGCACGCTGCTGCAGACCACGCCGATCCTGATCTGCGGCGTCGCCGCCTGTATCGGCCTCAGGGGCGGGCTGTTCAATGTCGGCATCGAGGGGCAATTGTTCATGGGCGGCTTCGCCGCCGCCTGGGTCGGCTTCGCCTTCGCCCTGCCGCCGGTGCTGCACATGCTCGCCGCCCTGGCGCTGGCCGTCGCGGCCGGCGCGGCCTGGGTGGCGGTGCCGGCCTTCTTCCGCACGCGCTACAACACCAACGAGGTGGTTTCCACCATCCTCGCCAACTATATCGCCGTGCTCCTCACCTCCTACCTCACGATCTTCCTGTTCAAGCGGCCGGGCGGCTGGTCGGAGACGCCGCCGATCCTGCCCAGCGCCTACCTGCCGGAGCTGTTCTCGTTCTCGCGGCTCAATGCCGGCCTCCTCATCGGCCTCGCCCTGGCGCTGGCGGCGGCCTGGTTCTTCCGCCACACCGCGCGGGGCTACGACGTCACCATGGCGGGCTCGGCGCCGAAATTCGCCGACTATGGCGGCATCGACACCCGCCGCCAGGCCTTCGCCGTGCTGCTGGTCTCCGGCGCCGTCGGCGGGCTCGCCGGGGGCGTGGAGACGCTCGGGGTGCATCACCGCTTCATGGAGGGCTTCGCGCCGGGCTTCGGCTTCGACGGCCTGATCGCGGCGCTGCTCGCCAACGGCTCGCCGATCGGCACCATCTTCACGGCGCTGTTCTTCGGAGCGCTGCGCAGCGGCTCGCTGCTGCTGGAGGTGGAGACGCGCGCCTCGCGCGAGATCATCACGGTGATCCAGGCGCTGATCATCCTCAGCGTCTCGGCCGAGGTGCTGGTGCGCCGCCGCGGCGACGCCAGGGCGGGGGAGCGGCGATGGAAGTTCTGA
- a CDS encoding BMP family lipoprotein, translating into MIRILARIVFAGTLAAASALPAAAAQKVSVAAISGYFAQGFGVSIVNGLNKAKQDFGIDLKLVDTGNRALDYEEQFANLAKSGQYDLIFVMGWELVDALQKASAAYPNQRFIFIDGVLDSKSMIYANFAEEQGSFVAGALAGMVADLGSSFDKIGDGKAIGFVGGRDIPVIRNFLGGYEQGTKYAAPDVKVNAVFAGTFDDPAKGSELAMTLYGQGADIVYNVAGPTGEGVMQASAAADKYSIGVDIDMCASAPGHVLASMLKRGDVAVYSIIKDEVDGHKVLPGTRTFDLASGGVEVKICDDIGAKLPEAVKTKLEAIRTDIAAGKIQIAKAK; encoded by the coding sequence ATGATCCGCATCCTTGCACGCATCGTGTTCGCGGGAACGCTCGCGGCAGCCTCGGCGCTGCCGGCAGCCGCCGCGCAGAAGGTTTCGGTGGCGGCGATCTCGGGCTATTTCGCCCAGGGGTTCGGCGTCTCGATCGTCAACGGCCTCAACAAGGCCAAGCAGGATTTCGGCATCGACCTGAAGCTGGTCGATACCGGCAACCGCGCCCTCGACTACGAGGAGCAGTTCGCCAACCTCGCCAAGAGCGGCCAGTACGACCTGATCTTCGTCATGGGCTGGGAGCTGGTCGACGCGCTGCAGAAGGCGAGCGCCGCCTATCCCAACCAGCGCTTCATCTTCATCGACGGCGTGCTCGATTCCAAGTCGATGATCTATGCCAATTTCGCCGAGGAGCAGGGCTCCTTCGTCGCCGGGGCCCTCGCCGGCATGGTGGCCGACCTCGGCTCCTCCTTCGACAAGATCGGCGACGGCAAGGCGATCGGCTTCGTCGGCGGCCGCGACATCCCGGTGATCCGCAACTTCCTCGGCGGCTACGAGCAGGGCACGAAATATGCCGCGCCCGACGTGAAGGTGAACGCGGTGTTCGCCGGCACCTTCGACGATCCGGCCAAGGGCAGCGAGCTCGCCATGACGCTCTACGGCCAGGGCGCCGACATCGTCTACAACGTCGCCGGCCCGACCGGCGAGGGCGTGATGCAGGCAAGCGCCGCCGCCGACAAATATTCGATCGGCGTCGACATCGACATGTGCGCCTCCGCCCCCGGCCATGTGCTGGCCAGCATGCTCAAGCGCGGCGACGTCGCGGTCTATTCCATCATCAAGGACGAGGTCGACGGCCACAAGGTCCTGCCGGGCACGCGGACCTTCGACCTCGCCTCGGGCGGCGTCGAGGTCAAGATCTGCGACGACATCGGCGCCAAGCTTCCCGAAGCGGTCAAGACCAAGCTCGAGGCGATCCGCACGGATATCGCCGCTGGCAAGATCCAGATCGCCAAGGCGAAGTGA
- a CDS encoding nucleoside hydrolase, whose product MERIILDVDSAGDDILAVLFAAAHPELKLEGVTTVTGAAGPIEQVTNVVLNTLALAGRDDIPVHAGAWRPIVGNAKADMQAPVHFEKRLVARFGERLKRFNPPAPAPRRPASPGHAVDFIIGTVLANPGEITLVTTGPLTNAAMALLQEPGLTAALKRLVVLGGAFSTPGNMTPLSEYNIWADPEASRIVLNAGVDKILVPLDVCEDNRVAASMLTRDDLADMQAGARDNPVVAMIADTYPIYIDIWREFFDLVGFPMDDIITAALAFHPELARLTEPVFVDVVLDGRLARGQTVAWRGRQILPGGGARTTRIATDLDGRRFLDMFKATMARYERAA is encoded by the coding sequence ATGGAACGCATCATTCTCGACGTGGATTCGGCCGGCGACGACATCCTCGCCGTGCTGTTCGCCGCGGCCCACCCGGAGCTGAAGCTCGAGGGCGTGACCACGGTGACCGGCGCGGCCGGCCCGATCGAGCAGGTGACCAACGTCGTCCTCAACACGCTCGCCCTCGCCGGGCGCGACGACATTCCCGTGCATGCCGGGGCCTGGCGGCCGATCGTCGGCAACGCCAAGGCCGACATGCAGGCACCGGTGCATTTCGAGAAGCGCCTCGTCGCCCGCTTCGGCGAGCGGCTGAAGCGCTTCAACCCGCCCGCCCCGGCGCCGAGGCGGCCGGCGAGCCCGGGCCATGCCGTCGACTTCATCATCGGCACGGTGCTGGCCAATCCCGGCGAGATCACCCTGGTGACGACCGGGCCGCTCACCAACGCCGCCATGGCGCTGCTGCAGGAGCCGGGCCTGACGGCGGCGCTGAAGCGGCTGGTGGTGCTCGGCGGCGCCTTCTCGACCCCCGGCAACATGACGCCGCTGTCCGAATACAACATCTGGGCCGATCCGGAGGCCTCGCGCATCGTGCTCAACGCCGGGGTCGACAAGATCCTGGTGCCGCTCGACGTGTGCGAGGACAACCGGGTGGCCGCCAGCATGCTGACGCGCGACGACCTCGCCGACATGCAGGCCGGGGCGAGGGACAATCCGGTGGTGGCGATGATCGCCGACACCTACCCGATCTATATCGACATCTGGCGCGAGTTCTTCGATCTCGTCGGCTTTCCCATGGACGACATCATCACCGCCGCCCTCGCCTTCCACCCGGAGCTGGCGCGGCTGACCGAACCCGTGTTCGTCGACGTCGTCCTCGACGGGCGGCTGGCGCGCGGCCAGACCGTCGCCTGGCGCGGCCGCCAGATCCTGCCCGGCGGCGGCGCCAGGACCACCCGCATCGCCACCGACCTCGACGGCCGGCGCTTCCTCGACATGTTCAAGGCCACGATGGCCCGCTACGAGCGCGCCGCCTGA
- a CDS encoding S49 family peptidase — protein sequence MINSAAPGAARPHPFLAGLRRLLPARWREPAPLVPVLRLSGVIGPTAPLRSGLNMARIADALDRAFSAKGAKAVALVINSPGGSPAQSHLIMRRIRALAAEKKLPVYAFVEDVAASGGYMIACAADEIIADPTSILGSIGVVSASFGFDRLIEKIGVERRVHTAGRSKAMLDPFRPENPEDVARLEALQQEIHALFIALVKERRGERLNGTEEELFSGAFWTAGKAIELGLADAIGDVRSSLRQRFGDKVRLKTVASERGFLMRRLAGAAEPVSPRLAEEALATLETRAIWARFGL from the coding sequence ATGATCAATTCCGCCGCCCCTGGCGCGGCCCGTCCCCACCCTTTCCTGGCCGGCCTGCGCCGGCTGCTGCCGGCGCGGTGGCGCGAGCCGGCGCCGCTGGTGCCGGTGCTGCGGCTCTCCGGCGTGATCGGGCCGACCGCGCCGCTGCGCAGCGGCCTCAACATGGCGCGGATCGCCGACGCGCTCGACCGCGCCTTTTCGGCCAAGGGCGCCAAGGCGGTGGCGCTGGTGATCAACTCGCCCGGCGGCTCGCCCGCCCAGTCGCACCTGATCATGCGCCGCATCCGGGCGCTCGCCGCCGAGAAGAAGCTGCCGGTCTATGCCTTCGTCGAGGACGTGGCGGCCTCGGGCGGCTACATGATCGCCTGCGCCGCCGACGAGATCATCGCCGACCCCACCTCGATCCTGGGGTCGATCGGCGTCGTCTCCGCCTCCTTCGGCTTCGACCGGCTGATCGAGAAGATCGGCGTCGAGCGGCGCGTCCATACCGCCGGCCGCTCCAAGGCGATGCTCGACCCGTTCCGGCCGGAGAATCCGGAGGACGTGGCACGGCTCGAGGCCTTGCAGCAGGAGATCCATGCGCTGTTCATCGCCCTGGTGAAGGAGCGCCGCGGCGAGCGCCTCAACGGCACCGAGGAGGAGCTCTTCTCGGGCGCCTTCTGGACGGCGGGCAAGGCGATCGAGCTCGGCCTTGCCGACGCCATCGGCGACGTGCGCTCGAGCCTGCGCCAGCGCTTCGGCGACAAGGTCAGGCTCAAGACGGTCGCATCCGAGCGCGGCTTCCTGATGCGCCGCCTCGCCGGCGCCGCCGAACCCGTCAGCCCCCGCCTGGCGGAGGAGGCGCTTGCGACATTGGAAACACGTGCAATCTGGGCGCGTTTCGGATTATAG
- a CDS encoding nucleoside hydrolase — translation MTTPILFDCDPGHDDAIALVMAHRSPAIELLGVTTTCGNAEVEKTTANALRVLDFIGARDVPVAAGCHRPLARPLVLGTADGPSGLEGSPYLPPPSRGPIAQHAVDFLAERLLGAPEPLTVVATGPLCNLGLLVLKHPEVLPRIRRLIWMGGVFYRKSEIITPTEFNAFCDPEALRLVLDARLPITMVGLDVTMQVLIEAPHYAELAAIDTPLGRLVHDWLRFYEKLHRNSMGVGGAMHDPLALALAIDPSLVRTRPAHIAVELAGTTTFGATVADFWRERGEDDNAQIAHEVDADRFFKLMFDLLRESPA, via the coding sequence ATGACCACCCCGATCCTCTTCGACTGCGACCCCGGCCACGACGACGCCATCGCCCTGGTCATGGCGCATCGCTCGCCAGCCATCGAGCTCCTCGGCGTCACCACCACCTGCGGCAATGCCGAGGTGGAGAAGACCACGGCCAATGCGCTGCGCGTGCTGGACTTCATCGGCGCCCGCGACGTGCCGGTCGCCGCCGGCTGCCACCGCCCGCTGGCCCGGCCGCTGGTGCTCGGCACCGCCGACGGCCCGAGCGGCCTGGAAGGCTCGCCCTACCTGCCGCCGCCCTCCCGCGGGCCGATCGCCCAGCACGCGGTGGACTTCCTGGCCGAGCGGCTGCTCGGCGCTCCGGAGCCGCTGACCGTGGTCGCGACCGGGCCGCTGTGCAATCTCGGGCTCTTGGTGCTGAAGCATCCCGAGGTCCTGCCCAGGATCAGGCGGCTGATCTGGATGGGCGGCGTGTTCTACCGAAAGAGCGAGATCATCACGCCGACCGAGTTCAACGCCTTCTGCGACCCGGAGGCGCTGCGGCTGGTGCTCGACGCCCGCCTGCCGATCACCATGGTCGGGCTCGACGTCACCATGCAGGTGCTGATCGAAGCGCCCCATTATGCCGAGCTCGCCGCCATCGACACGCCGCTCGGCCGGCTGGTGCACGACTGGCTGCGCTTCTACGAGAAGCTGCACCGCAATTCGATGGGCGTCGGCGGCGCCATGCACGATCCGCTCGCCCTGGCGCTGGCGATCGATCCGAGCCTGGTGCGCACGCGCCCGGCGCATATCGCGGTGGAGCTCGCCGGCACGACCACCTTCGGCGCCACCGTCGCCGATTTCTGGCGCGAGCGCGGCGAGGACGACAATGCGCAGATCGCCCATGAGGTCGACGCCGACCGCTTCTTCAAGCTGATGTTCGACCTGCTGCGCGAGTCCCCGGCTTGA
- a CDS encoding ABC transporter permease: MEVLTNLFNTALLVATLRTTAPILLVALGGSFTTKAGIFNIGLEGQMLIGAFFAVIGSIWTGSALLGVACGVGAALAFALAYAVLVVSFRANEVVVGLAVNILAGGMTISLMKAIFGTRGSVVGHGIVGLPKLQIPEARDLLGPYAQLVSGYTPLVYVAFLAVPALALFYGRTRLGLHIRVVGEKPEAAEALGLSIARIRYTASLCCGLFAGLAGAHLSLGYITMFTENMSSGRGFMAVAILIFSAGDPWKVLAGCLLFGFADAFSLRLQTFGFPSYLVLAVPYAVALAALFALSYRSRPRLVRETLDSMRRALAAEDGPARSAPLKDSQ, from the coding sequence ATGGAAGTTCTGACGAACCTCTTCAACACAGCCCTCCTCGTCGCCACGCTCAGGACCACGGCGCCGATCCTGCTCGTCGCCCTCGGCGGCTCCTTCACCACCAAGGCCGGCATCTTCAACATCGGCCTGGAGGGCCAGATGCTGATCGGCGCCTTCTTCGCGGTGATCGGCTCGATCTGGACCGGCTCCGCCCTCCTGGGCGTCGCCTGCGGCGTTGGCGCGGCGCTCGCCTTCGCCCTCGCCTATGCGGTGCTGGTGGTCTCGTTCCGCGCCAACGAGGTGGTGGTCGGCCTCGCCGTCAACATCCTCGCCGGCGGCATGACGATCTCGCTGATGAAGGCGATCTTCGGCACGCGCGGCTCGGTGGTCGGCCACGGCATCGTCGGCCTGCCGAAGCTGCAGATCCCCGAGGCACGGGACCTGCTCGGCCCCTATGCCCAGCTCGTCTCGGGCTATACGCCGCTGGTCTACGTCGCCTTCCTGGCCGTGCCGGCGCTCGCTCTGTTCTACGGGCGCACCCGGCTCGGGCTGCATATCCGCGTCGTCGGCGAGAAGCCGGAGGCGGCCGAGGCCCTCGGCCTCTCCATCGCCCGCATCCGCTACACCGCCTCGCTGTGCTGCGGGCTGTTCGCCGGGCTCGCCGGCGCGCATCTGTCGCTCGGCTACATCACCATGTTCACCGAGAACATGTCGTCGGGCCGCGGCTTCATGGCTGTGGCGATCCTGATCTTCTCCGCCGGGGATCCCTGGAAGGTGCTGGCGGGATGCCTGCTGTTCGGCTTCGCCGACGCCTTCTCGCTCAGGCTGCAGACCTTCGGCTTCCCCTCCTATCTCGTGCTCGCCGTGCCCTATGCGGTGGCGCTGGCGGCACTGTTCGCGCTCTCCTACCGCAGCCGGCCGCGGCTGGTGCGCGAGACGCTGGACAGCATGCGCCGCGCCCTCGCCGCCGAGGACGGCCCGGCCCGATCGGCTCCCCTCAAGGACTCGCAGTGA